The sequence GCAAACGCACGTGCGATTGGGTATTCCCACATGTAGCCCCAACCACCGAAGAACTGCAAGCACTGATCCATTACCTTACCTTGCAGTTCAGTAGTCACCAATTTCGCAACTGCAGCATCGGTCGAGTCCAGCTCGCCCTTCAGATGCAACTCGATACAACGGTCAACAAATACCCGTTGCGCTAATACTTCAGCATGCAATTCAGCCAACTTGAATCGCGTATTCTGGAAGTCCCCAAGCGTCTGGCCGAACATCTGGCGCTCGGTGACGTACGCTTTGGTCCATTCCAATGCCGCTTCAGAACTCGACACGCCACGGATTGCCTGAACCAGACGCTCTTGCGCAAGTTGTGTCATCAGCAGTACAAATCCCCCGCCTTCATCACCAAGCAAGTTGCTCACAGGCACACGCACATCGGCGAAAAATAACTCGGATGTATCTTGTGCTTTGCAGCCTAACTTTTCAAGCTTGCGCCCACGTGTAAAGCCCGGCGAATTGGTCTCAACCAAAATCAGACTGACGCCCTTGCCGCGCGCCTTTGGATCGGTCTTACAAGCCAATACCAATAGATCGGCGCTATGACCGTTAGTGATAAAAACCTTCTGTCCATTGATCACGTATTCGTCACCGTCACGCAACGCCTGCGTGCGCATGGCCTGCACGTCGCTACCGCCAGATGGCTCGCTCATGCCTAGCGCTACTACCACTTCGCCGGTCGCCATTTTCGGCAACCACTTTTGTTTCTGTTCTTCCGTACCGAAATCCACCAGATACGGAGCGATGATGTCTGATTGCAGATAAAAAGTCGGGCCAGTTGCGCCTACACGGGCCATTTCCTCTATCAGGATCGCACTGTGTAAAAAATCGCCGCCCATGCCGCCGTATTCTTCTGGAACATTGCAACAGAGCAAACCTAACTCACCCGCCTTAAGCCACAGTTCACGCGGCACTTGACCGGCTTTTTCCCAGTCGGCATGAAAAGGGACGATATGTTCAGCGATAAAGCGCCGCACGGTGTCGCGGAAGAGTTCGTAATCGGCTGTAAAAATGGTACGTGGAATCATGGCACACTCAAGGTTATAGGTTTGCGGCGCACGCCCAAGAGTAGACTGTCGCCATGGTATGTAGACTTAGGTTTGAATTATTATCGTTGAAGTCTTATTTTTAACTTAGCTACTAACAGCGTTCAAGTACCTGTCCACTTAGGCGCGCGCTTTTCGGCGAACGCCAATGCGCCTTCACGTGCATCGTTGGAGCGCAACACCGGGCCGGTAATAGCATCCTGGCGTGCAAACATCTCGTTAATTGGCCAATCACGCTGTTCAACAATCACGCGCTTACTTGCCGCGACTGACATCGGCGCGTTCGCCAGAATCAGACGCGCCAGACGCTTGGCTTCGGCCAGCGCACCACCAGGTTCCACCAATGCATTGATCAGTCCATAACGTTCTAGCCGCTCGGCAGATATCATTTCGCCGGTAAGCGCGATTTCCATCGCAATACGCTGCGGGATCAAGCGCGGCAAACGCAACAATCCTCCCGCCGCGGCAGCCAGTCCGCGCTTGACTTCGGACAGGCCAAACATTGCCGTGCGCGATGCCACCAAAAGATCGCAAGCTAACGCCGATTCGAATCCACCAGCCAACGCATAACCTTCAACAGCAGCAATCACAGGCTTAACCGGAGGCGTCACGGTCATACCCAGGATGCCTCTTCCCTCAACCCGCGTGACTTCACCGCGTGCAAATGCCTTGAGATCCATCCCAGAGCAGAAATGACCACCCGCGCCAGTGAGAATGGCCAAATGCAAGTCATCGCGCCGATCCATCTCATCCATTGCCTCACACACGCCGAAAGAAACCGCACGATTGGCTGCATTTCTCGCCTGTGGTCGGTTGATTGTGATGATCACCAGACCATCTTCATGTTCGACCAATACTTCATCTGCCATGGGTTACATCCTTCATTGTGCGTTCGGTACTACCGATAATTTCTATGCCTCCAGTGCGAGGGGCTCCGGCCAGCATTGCTCATAATACTAAACGGTACTATTCAATACGGTCAAGTATATACTTTACGGCATGATCAGTCGATTTCAAAAAACCACGCATTTCTGATGTTTATGCGTTTCGGCCAACAATTCGTTAATCAGAATCACACATACTATTTAGTATTTGTTTTATACTCTTCGGTATTGAAGCATCAACTATCGCTTATTAGGCAACCTCTTATGGCAGCACTTCCATTAGCCGGCATTCGCATCCTTAGTCTGGCCGAACAATATCCCGGCCCCTTCGCGACGATGCTATTAGCTGACCTCGGCGCGGATGTGATTCTGATTGAACGACCAGATGGCGGTGATCCGTCACGTCGCTTCCCCGGGCTATTCTCCTCACTGAATCGCAACAAACGCTCAGTGACGCTGGATCTTAAATCTTCGTCAGGCAAAGAACAGTTCTTGCAACTGGTCGATACGGCCGACGTCGTCATCGAGGGATTTCGCCCTGGTGTCATGGCACGCTTAAAGTTGGACGCTGACACATTGCGCACGCGCAAACCCTCGCTCGTATTTACCTCGATTTCGTCGTTTGGCCAAAATGGCCCGATGGCAGGCGTCGCCGGACATGACATCAGCATCCAGGGTTCGGTCGGCATGCTGGACGTACCGCAAGGCCAGGAGGCTAACGCCACGCTACCCGTGTTGCCACTGGCCGACATCTCTTCGGCGATGTTCGCTGCATTAGGTGTTGTGACCGCACTGTTCGCACGATCCCAGTCCGGCAAAGGCGCCCAAATCGATGTCTCCATGTTCGATTCATTAGTCTGCTGGATGACGCCGTTTTTGGTCCCTGTGATGAACCAGCAACCGATCCGCCCGCTGCCCCCCGAAGATCCGGGTTATGGATTGTTTGGCACTGCCGACGGACGCCAGATCACGTTGAGTATTGCAGGCGAAGATCACATGTGGCGGGCGCTTTGCGAGTTGATCGGGCTCGACGAATTTGCGGGTCTGCCGGAGCTAGAACGGAATGCACGCAACCAGGAAATCGATCCACATTTGCGCAATGCAATTGCTGGCCGCAGTTTCGACTGGCTATGTCAAAACCTGGAAGCGGAACGTATCGCTTTCGGTCCGGTGTTAAAGGCAGAAGACGTGGTACAAGATGCCCATGTCAACGCACGCCGCATGGTGGTTGAAATAGAAGGGCAGTATAAAAATGCGCAGAAAAAAGAACGTTTCATTCGGCAACCACTGATTTTAGACGGACAAATCGGCACCATCGCCCGTCCTGCTCCGGGGCTAGGTCAGCATAATAGCGAAATATTAGGGGGATAAAAGTGGGCGCAATATCGGGGAGGATATTGCGCGATTGCAAGCAGACCGAATAAACAGAATAGTAGTCCTGGATTGTCGTCAACAATCCTTGCAGAACATTCATTAGTTTAATAACTTCTATTCAACTGCCGGGTTAAAGTTAGGGACATGTAAGCGCCTGTCACTTTATCTTTATCAGAGCCTGCTCAATTTGGGCCAGGAG is a genomic window of Glaciimonas sp. CA11.2 containing:
- a CDS encoding acyl-CoA dehydrogenase family protein; protein product: MIPRTIFTADYELFRDTVRRFIAEHIVPFHADWEKAGQVPRELWLKAGELGLLCCNVPEEYGGMGGDFLHSAILIEEMARVGATGPTFYLQSDIIAPYLVDFGTEEQKQKWLPKMATGEVVVALGMSEPSGGSDVQAMRTQALRDGDEYVINGQKVFITNGHSADLLVLACKTDPKARGKGVSLILVETNSPGFTRGRKLEKLGCKAQDTSELFFADVRVPVSNLLGDEGGGFVLLMTQLAQERLVQAIRGVSSSEAALEWTKAYVTERQMFGQTLGDFQNTRFKLAELHAEVLAQRVFVDRCIELHLKGELDSTDAAVAKLVTTELQGKVMDQCLQFFGGWGYMWEYPIARAFADARMCRLGGGTAEVMKQIIGNAILPKVRKPVAA
- a CDS encoding crotonase/enoyl-CoA hydratase family protein, whose protein sequence is MADEVLVEHEDGLVIITINRPQARNAANRAVSFGVCEAMDEMDRRDDLHLAILTGAGGHFCSGMDLKAFARGEVTRVEGRGILGMTVTPPVKPVIAAVEGYALAGGFESALACDLLVASRTAMFGLSEVKRGLAAAAGGLLRLPRLIPQRIAMEIALTGEMISAERLERYGLINALVEPGGALAEAKRLARLILANAPMSVAASKRVIVEQRDWPINEMFARQDAITGPVLRSNDAREGALAFAEKRAPKWTGT
- a CDS encoding CoA transferase, with the translated sequence MAALPLAGIRILSLAEQYPGPFATMLLADLGADVILIERPDGGDPSRRFPGLFSSLNRNKRSVTLDLKSSSGKEQFLQLVDTADVVIEGFRPGVMARLKLDADTLRTRKPSLVFTSISSFGQNGPMAGVAGHDISIQGSVGMLDVPQGQEANATLPVLPLADISSAMFAALGVVTALFARSQSGKGAQIDVSMFDSLVCWMTPFLVPVMNQQPIRPLPPEDPGYGLFGTADGRQITLSIAGEDHMWRALCELIGLDEFAGLPELERNARNQEIDPHLRNAIAGRSFDWLCQNLEAERIAFGPVLKAEDVVQDAHVNARRMVVEIEGQYKNAQKKERFIRQPLILDGQIGTIARPAPGLGQHNSEILGG